A single region of the Mycoplasma mycoides subsp. mycoides SC str. PG1 genome encodes:
- a CDS encoding ABC-F family ATP-binding cassette domain-containing protein, with product MSLIVLENITHQNGEKILYKNSEMRINKGEHVALIGPNGAGKSTLLNIIAQKITPDHGTIQWHPKAKIGYLDQHQEVDPNITSEEYLKDAFKNLFEIEAKIHKIYENMAIEYKESDLIKALELQDYLTSHNFDTIDKTIGNLVSGLGINPNNMKKKLSELSGGQRGKILLAKLLLKNDDFILLDEPTNFLDIEQVEWLINFLNNYENAFLMISHDVEFINRVAKIIYAIENQKINRYVGDYNKYLELSALKADQYDKARESQQQQIAKLKDYIARNAARFSTAKSAQSRQKQLDKMDVLDERKKLVKPKMSFKYKRPNSAVVVKSQNLEIGYNFSLTAPLTFELREGQKCIVKGYNGIGKTTFLKTISNQLKPISGWCKLGDGVEVRYFEQVEKFHEYETPISYLSSRHKEVLDPEIRATLSRFGIKSELMLNPMSDLSGGEQTKVRLASLSLEPASLLILDEPTNHIDVLAKESLLEAIKEFQGTVLITTHDINFETNWADKVLNFEDLVE from the coding sequence ATGAGTTTAATAGTTTTAGAAAATATTACACATCAAAATGGAGAAAAAATTTTATATAAAAATTCTGAAATGAGAATTAATAAAGGTGAACATGTTGCTTTAATTGGTCCTAATGGGGCTGGAAAATCAACTTTATTAAATATTATTGCTCAAAAAATTACTCCAGATCATGGAACAATACAATGACATCCTAAAGCAAAAATTGGATATTTAGATCAACACCAAGAAGTAGATCCAAATATAACTAGTGAAGAGTATTTAAAAGATGCTTTTAAAAATCTTTTTGAAATTGAAGCTAAAATTCATAAGATTTATGAAAATATGGCAATTGAATATAAAGAATCAGATTTAATAAAAGCTTTAGAATTACAAGATTATTTAACTAGTCATAATTTTGATACTATTGATAAAACTATTGGTAACTTAGTTTCAGGATTAGGAATAAATCCAAATAATATGAAAAAGAAACTATCAGAATTATCTGGTGGTCAACGTGGAAAAATTTTATTAGCTAAATTATTATTAAAAAATGATGATTTTATTTTATTAGATGAACCTACTAACTTTTTAGATATTGAACAAGTGGAATGATTAATTAATTTTTTAAATAATTATGAAAATGCTTTTTTAATGATAAGTCATGATGTTGAATTTATTAATAGAGTAGCAAAAATAATTTATGCTATAGAAAATCAAAAAATAAATCGATATGTTGGAGATTATAATAAGTATTTAGAACTATCTGCTTTAAAGGCTGATCAATATGATAAAGCAAGAGAATCTCAACAACAACAAATAGCAAAACTAAAAGATTATATTGCAAGAAATGCTGCAAGATTTTCAACAGCTAAAAGTGCCCAATCTCGCCAAAAGCAATTAGATAAAATGGATGTTTTAGATGAAAGAAAAAAACTAGTTAAACCTAAGATGAGTTTTAAGTATAAACGTCCTAATTCAGCAGTTGTGGTTAAATCTCAAAATTTAGAAATTGGTTATAATTTTAGTTTAACTGCTCCTTTAACTTTTGAATTAAGAGAAGGTCAAAAATGTATTGTTAAAGGATATAATGGAATTGGAAAAACTACTTTTTTAAAAACTATTTCAAATCAATTAAAACCAATTAGTGGTTGGTGTAAACTTGGTGATGGTGTTGAAGTTAGATATTTTGAACAGGTTGAAAAATTTCATGAATATGAAACACCAATTTCATATTTATCAAGTAGACATAAAGAAGTTTTAGATCCTGAAATCAGAGCAACACTTTCAAGATTTGGAATAAAATCTGAGCTTATGTTAAATCCTATGAGTGATTTATCTGGTGGAGAACAAACTAAAGTTAGATTAGCTTCACTTAGTTTAGAACCTGCAAGCTTATTAATTTTAGATGAGCCAACTAATCATATTGATGTTTTAGCAAAAGAATCTTTACTAGAGGCAATTAAAGAATTTCAAGGCACTGTCTTAATTACAACTCATGATATTAATTTTGAAACTAACTGAGCTGATAAAGTATTAAATTTTGAAGATCTAGTAGAATAA